AGTTTTTGCGCAATCAAGGCTTGGAAATCAGCGGTTCCGACCTCAAAAAAACAGAGGTGACCGAACACCTGGAAAGCCTCGGCATCAAGATTGAGGAAGGGCACGACCCCAGCTTTATCAAAGACGTGGATGCCGTTGTAAAATCCTCCGCCGTGAAAGACGACAATCCCGAAGTTCAAGCTGCCAAAGCCTTGAAAATCCCGGTGATACGTCGCGCGGAAATGTTGGCTGAAATCACCCGCATGAGCTTCTCCATCGGCATTTCAGGCACCCACGGAAAAACCACCGCCACTTCCATGACCGGGTTGGTTTTGCAAGCCGCGGGGCTGGACCCAACCGTCATCGTGGGCGGAAAGGTGAAAAACTTTGGCTCGAACAACGTGATGGGTTCCGGCCAATACATCGTTGTGGAAGCTGATGAATACGACCATTCATTCCTCTCGCTCTCACCCTGCATTGCAGGCATTACGAACATCGACAGCGACCACCTCGATTGCTATCAAAACCTTGACGACATCAAGGGCGCCTTCATCGAATACGCAAACAAAGTCCCGTTTTTCGGCAGTGTGATTGCCTGTTTGGACGACCCCGGTGTCCAGGCGGTTCTGCCCAGAATCAACAAAAAAATCGTGACCTACGGCTTTTCACGCCAGGCGGACATCCAAGCGCAAAACATTTCCATGAAAGACTTTGTAGCAGAATATGAACTCATCTACAAAAAATATCGCCTCGGCAGCATCCGCATGAACGTGAGCGGGCGTCACAACATCCTGAATTCGCTTTTGGCGGTGGGAATCGCCTTGGAACTGGACATTCCCTTCAAACACATCAAGGAAGGCCTGAGAGATTACAGCGGGGTTTACAGACGCTTTGAACTCAAAGGCGAAGCCGGCGGAATCACGGTTTACGATGATTATGCCCATCACCCCACCGAAATTCAAGCCACCCTGGAAGGCTTCAAAGACAGCACCAAACGCAGGATTGTGGCGCTTTTCCAGCCGCACCTGTATTCGCGCACCCGGGATTTTTATCCCCTGTTTGGCAGTTCCTTCTTTGCCTGTGACCAGCTCATCCTGGCACCCGTCTATCCTGCTCGTGAGGCGCCTATTCCCGGAGTTTCTTCAAAAATGATTGCCGATGCCGCCATCCAAAGCGGACACCATAATATTTTGCTGTTGGAAGACAACGCCCAGATTGTTCCTCAAACCTTGTCCCTGCTTGAACCTGGCGATATCCTCGTCACCATGGGCGCGGGCAATATCTGGCAATATGGGGAAGAAATCCTGGCCCAACTGAAAAAAGATGTTGACAAAAACACTAAATCCAAAAATGTTAAACACTTAGAGACTTGAAGAAGGAAACCATAAGATTGGATAAAAGCACCTAAGCACTATGAAACACAGTAAATTACAAACCAAAACCAAAGCCCGCAAAAGAAGGGGAAACAGCCGTTACTTCCTTTTTTTCATCATTATCCTGATTGGCATCGCGGCTTTGGGTTTCACTGGGTTTGAGGTGCTTTCACGCATGGATATGCTGGATGTTCGCCAGATTGAAATCAGCGGAAATTCCGCCGTGGCGGACAGCCTTCTGCGTGCTGAATTGAAGCCTTATCTGGGTCAAAACCTTCTCAAAGTGGATAAAAAACAAGTCAGCCAACGTGTTACGGCGTTTGCACGGGTCAAAGAAGCCCGCGTGCGTCGCAAGCTGTTTAACACCCTGCTCGTTCAGGTCACGGAGCGCAAAGCCAGCCTCTACGTGAAAAGCCTCGAGGGCGAGCTCTTCCCCATCGATGCTGAAGGCGTGGTTTTGGAACGTTTTGGCAGCGTTTACACCGAAAACCTTCCCCTGGTGGGGCTCCTGCTTTCAAATTCCGAATTTAAGAGCGGTGAGAAAATCAAAAACGCCTCCTTGAACCGCATCCTGGCAACCCACAGCCGCATTTTGAAGGAAGCGCCCGATTTCGCCCAAAACGTCTCGGAATACTACACTTTGGACAACGTTGTTTACATCGTTGACATCCGCGGCGGAGAGCGCATCATCCCCGGTGAAAAAAACCTGGCAAAACAGCTTTCCCGCTATGAATTTGTGCGTGATAACGGCAACATCGCACCCTCCGCAATCCTGGACCTCCGCCTGGATAACCAGGTTTTGGTGAAAAAGGTGAATTAAGGTGAAACAAGGCTTGGTCACCGCCCTGGATATCGGTTCCGCCAACGTTCGCTGCGTTTTGGCGCGGCTGAAAGCCCAGAACCAATTGGAGATTCTCGGCATCGCTGAAATGCCCTCTGAAGGGCTGGAAAAAGGCATCGTGAGAGACATCCAAGCCACCGCTGATTCCATCCAAAAAGCGCTCAAAGAAGCCCAAACCGTGGCGGGTACGAAGCCTGATAATATCTACGCAAACGTGACCGGAGACCACATCCGCAGCCTCGTTGGCGACGGACGCATCTCCATTCCCACCACCAGCCCGGACGAACCCGGCGAAATCACCCAGGAAGACCTCGACCAGGTGATTGCCGACGCCCGCAACGGTTTGAAAATCCAAAAAGGCTTCGAACGTTCCCGCATCCTGCACGGCATTCCTCAAGGCTATGTGATTGATGGACATAACAATATCCGCAATCCCCTGCGCATGACGGGCTTCCACCTCATCACCAAGGTTCTCACCATCTTTGGCGACGTCACCCAACTGCGCAACCTGGCAAAAAGCATCGAGCTGGCTGGATTTGAGATGGCTTCCGAAAATTTTGTTTTGAATCACATCGCCGTTTCCAAATCATCGCTCAGTGATGACGAACGCCGCTTGGGAACCATTCTCATCGACATCGGCGCTGGAACCTGCGACATCAGCCTCCACCACCGTGGCATTTTGGAAAAAGTTTTGGTGGTTCCCATGGCGGGAAGTGCCATCACGGACGACCTCGCCATCGGCTTAAAAACCACCCACACAAACGCGGAATACATCAAAACCCACTATGGCGTTGCGCTTGCCAGCAGTGTGGACCCGGAATTGGAACTTGTCGTGGAAGGCATCAGCGGCAGGGAAAGCCAGGTTCGAACCCAATATCTTGTCAGCCACGTGGTTCAGCACAGGGTGGAAGAAATGCTGTCGCTTTGCTATGACCGCCTCAAAAACCACTACACACCTGAACTTGTGACCGCGGGCGTGGTTCTCACCGGTGGCAGCGCCAAACTGCAGATGATGGACAGCGTGGTAAACAACGCCTTCAACCTGCCCGTGAAAATCGCGACTCCGGATGTGTCAAACATCGGCGGTGAAACAGAAAGGCTGGCAGACCCCGCTTTCGCCACCTGCGTTGGATTATTGCGCATTGCATCAGAACGCGAACCAGATTTCAAAGCCCCGGTTTTCAAGCTTGGGCGCATAAAAACAGGCAAAGCCCTGGATAAAATTAAATCAATACTAAAAGACTTTACCAAAGCGTAAAGGGGGAAAACATGATAGAATTTGACGAAAAGCCAAACCAAATTGGAACCGTAATCAAAATCGTGGGTGTGGGCGGAGCCGGCGGAAACGCCGTGAACACCATGATTGCCAACGAACTAACCGGCGTGGAATTCATCGCCGCGAACACCGACATGAGCGACCTCGTGAAAAGCAAGGCTAAAATGAAGCTCCAACTGGGACGCAAACTCACCCGCGGTCTCGGCACAGGCGCGATTCCAGAACTTGGCGCCAAAGCTGCCGAAGAATCCCGCGATGAGATTAAAAGCCATCTCGAAGGCGCGGACATGGTTTTTGTGGCAGCCGGAATGGGAGGCGGAACCGGAACTGGCGCCGCGCCCATCATCACCAAGATTGCCAAAGACCTGGGCATCCTCACCCTGGGAATCGTGACCACACCCTTCCCTTTTGAAGGAAAAAAGCGCGAATCAAACGCCGACGTCGGCATCAGAAACATGGCGGAACATGTGGATTCCCTGATTGTAATCCCAAATTCCAAACTCACCGAAATTTACGGCGAATTGAGCCTTTTGGATGCCTTCCACAAAGCGGACAACGTGCTCTACGAAGCTGCCAAAGCGGTTTCTGACATCATCAACGTCAGCGGATTGATTAACGTGGATTTTGCCGACGTGAACACAGCCCTGCAAAATATGGGCTACGCGCTCATGGGAACCGGCAGCGCTGAAGGTGATAACCGTGCCGTGATGGCGGCCAAAGCTGCCATCAGCAACCCTCTGCTTTCAGACATCAGCCTCCACGGCTGTAAAGCGCTCCTGATTAACACCATCGCCGGGCCAGATTTCAAAATGAACGAATTTGACGACATCTCCGGCGTGATTGTGAACGAAACCGGCTCCAACGCCAACACCATCATGGGCGTCATCATCGACCCCGAGATGATGGGCAAGGTTTCCGTCACCATCATCGCCACCGGCTTGCAAAGCGCTGCGCCCAACGTGGTGGATTTCCAGCCTTTCATGCCCGAGGAAAAACCCCCGACAACAAAGAAACCCAGCCAATCCAACCCACACAAACAAGCCAGACAACCCGAGGAAGATATCGAAGATATTTTTCGTGTTTTGAACATAAACCAAC
This Candidatus Cloacimonadota bacterium DNA region includes the following protein-coding sequences:
- the ftsA gene encoding cell division protein FtsA, producing the protein MKQGLVTALDIGSANVRCVLARLKAQNQLEILGIAEMPSEGLEKGIVRDIQATADSIQKALKEAQTVAGTKPDNIYANVTGDHIRSLVGDGRISIPTTSPDEPGEITQEDLDQVIADARNGLKIQKGFERSRILHGIPQGYVIDGHNNIRNPLRMTGFHLITKVLTIFGDVTQLRNLAKSIELAGFEMASENFVLNHIAVSKSSLSDDERRLGTILIDIGAGTCDISLHHRGILEKVLVVPMAGSAITDDLAIGLKTTHTNAEYIKTHYGVALASSVDPELELVVEGISGRESQVRTQYLVSHVVQHRVEEMLSLCYDRLKNHYTPELVTAGVVLTGGSAKLQMMDSVVNNAFNLPVKIATPDVSNIGGETERLADPAFATCVGLLRIASEREPDFKAPVFKLGRIKTGKALDKIKSILKDFTKA
- a CDS encoding FtsQ-type POTRA domain-containing protein; amino-acid sequence: MKHSKLQTKTKARKRRGNSRYFLFFIIILIGIAALGFTGFEVLSRMDMLDVRQIEISGNSAVADSLLRAELKPYLGQNLLKVDKKQVSQRVTAFARVKEARVRRKLFNTLLVQVTERKASLYVKSLEGELFPIDAEGVVLERFGSVYTENLPLVGLLLSNSEFKSGEKIKNASLNRILATHSRILKEAPDFAQNVSEYYTLDNVVYIVDIRGGERIIPGEKNLAKQLSRYEFVRDNGNIAPSAILDLRLDNQVLVKKVN
- a CDS encoding UDP-N-acetylmuramate--L-alanine ligase, coding for MLGKTKKLHFIGIGGIGMSGIAEFLRNQGLEISGSDLKKTEVTEHLESLGIKIEEGHDPSFIKDVDAVVKSSAVKDDNPEVQAAKALKIPVIRRAEMLAEITRMSFSIGISGTHGKTTATSMTGLVLQAAGLDPTVIVGGKVKNFGSNNVMGSGQYIVVEADEYDHSFLSLSPCIAGITNIDSDHLDCYQNLDDIKGAFIEYANKVPFFGSVIACLDDPGVQAVLPRINKKIVTYGFSRQADIQAQNISMKDFVAEYELIYKKYRLGSIRMNVSGRHNILNSLLAVGIALELDIPFKHIKEGLRDYSGVYRRFELKGEAGGITVYDDYAHHPTEIQATLEGFKDSTKRRIVALFQPHLYSRTRDFYPLFGSSFFACDQLILAPVYPAREAPIPGVSSKMIADAAIQSGHHNILLLEDNAQIVPQTLSLLEPGDILVTMGAGNIWQYGEEILAQLKKDVDKNTKSKNVKHLET
- the ftsZ gene encoding cell division protein FtsZ, which gives rise to MIEFDEKPNQIGTVIKIVGVGGAGGNAVNTMIANELTGVEFIAANTDMSDLVKSKAKMKLQLGRKLTRGLGTGAIPELGAKAAEESRDEIKSHLEGADMVFVAAGMGGGTGTGAAPIITKIAKDLGILTLGIVTTPFPFEGKKRESNADVGIRNMAEHVDSLIVIPNSKLTEIYGELSLLDAFHKADNVLYEAAKAVSDIINVSGLINVDFADVNTALQNMGYALMGTGSAEGDNRAVMAAKAAISNPLLSDISLHGCKALLINTIAGPDFKMNEFDDISGVIVNETGSNANTIMGVIIDPEMMGKVSVTIIATGLQSAAPNVVDFQPFMPEEKPPTTKKPSQSNPHKQARQPEEDIEDIFRVLNINQPSSREEEKQPSEDEPLNLSPRTDLPSFLKALD